One region of Brassica napus cultivar Da-Ae chromosome A10, Da-Ae, whole genome shotgun sequence genomic DNA includes:
- the LOC106419426 gene encoding malate dehydrogenase 2, glyoxysomal-like: protein MEFRGDATQRIAMISAHLQPSFTSQMEGKNTVMGRENCRGKGGKAGFKVAILGAAGGIGQSLSLLMKMNPLVSLLHLYDVVNAPGVTADVSHMDTGAVVRGFLGAKQLADALTGMDLVIIPAGVPRKPGMTRDDLFKINAGIVKTLCEGVAKCCPNAIVNLISNPVNSTVAIAAEVFKKAGTYDPKKLLGVTTLDVARANTFVAEVLGLDPREVDVPVVGGHAGVTILPLLSQVKPPSSFTPSETEYLTNRIQNGGTEVVEAKAGAGSATLSMAYAAAKFADACLRGLRGDANVVECSFVASQVTELPFFATKVRLGRTGAEEVYQLGPLNEYERVGLEKAKEELAGSIQKGVDFIRK, encoded by the exons ATGGAGTTTCGTGGAGATGCCACCCAGAGAATTGCTATGATATCAGCTCATCTTCAACCTTCTTTCACTTCTCAG ATGGAGGGGAAGAACACTGTGATGGGAAGAGAAAACTGCAGAGGGAAAGGAGGGAAAGCAGGATTCAAAGTAGCAATACTTGGAGCTGCAGGTGGGATAGGACAATCACTATCGTTGCTAATGAAGATGAACCCTCTCGTCTCTTTACTTCATCTCTACGATGTTGTCAATGCTCCCGGAGTCACTGCTGACGTCAGCCATATGGACACTGGAGCTGTT GTTAGAGGATTCTTGGGAGCCAAGCAACTTGCGGATGCCCTAACGGGTATGGATCTTGTGATCATACCAGCTGGTGTGCCGAGGAAACCAGGGATGACACGCGATGATCTCTTCAAAATCAATGCTGGGATTGTTAAGACACTATGTGAGGGAGTAGCGAAATGCTGTCCTAATGCTATAGTCAACTTGATTAGTAACCCTGTGAACTCCACTGTGGCCATTGCCGCTGAGGTTTTCAAGAAAGCTGGAACTTATGATCCTAAGAAGCTCCTTGGAGTTACTACACTCGATGTTGCTCGTGCCAACACCTTTGTG GCTGAAGTTCTTGGACTTGATCCAAGAGAAGTGGATGTACCAGTGGTTGGGGGACACGCTGGAGTCACGATTTTGCCACTATTGTCACAG GTTAAACCTCCGAGCAGCTTCACACCTTCAGAAACAGAGTACCTCACGAACAGGATTCAAAACGGTGGAACTGAAGTAGTGGAGGCGAAAGCTGGAGCTGGCTCAGCAACACTTTCAATG GCATATGCTGCAGCCAAGTTTGCGGATGCTTGCCTTCGCGGGTTAAGAGGAGATGCGAATGTGGTTGAATGCTCTTTCGTTGCTTCTCAG GTGACAGAGTTACCTTTCTTTGCAACCAAGGTGCGTCTTGGACGTACAGGAGCAGAGGAAGTGTATCAGCTTGGACCCTTGAACGAATACGAAAGGGTTGGTCTGGAGAAAGCAAAAGAAGAGTTAGCAGGAAGTATTCAGAAAGGTGTCGACTTCATCAGGAAATGA
- the LOC106419507 gene encoding histone acetyltransferase of the MYST family 2, translated as MGPSAKSDTNGTASSNRNPPATNGGDASLNQPPPLATNQAITESDPSKKRKMGMLPLEVGTRVLCRWRDGKLHPVKVIERRRIHNGGPNDYEYYVHYTEFNRRLDEWTHLDQLDLDSVECAVDEKVEDKVTSLKMTRHQKRKIDETHVEGHEELDAASLREHEEFTKVKNIATIELGKYEIETWYFSPFPPEYNDCVKLFFCEFCLNFMKRKEQLQRHMRKCDLKHPPGDEIYRSGTLSMFEVDGKKNKVYAQNLCYLAKLFLDHKTLYYDVDLFLFYVLCECDDRGCHMVGYFSKEKHSEEAYNLACILTLPPYQRKGYGKFLIAFSYELSKKEGKVGTPERPLSDLGLLSYRGYWTRVLLDILKKHKGNISIKELSDMTAIKAEDILSTLQSLELIQYRKGQHVICADPKVLDRHLKAAGRGGLDVDVSKLIWTPYKDQS; from the exons ATGGGACCGTCTGCCAAATCAGATACCAACGGCACCGCCTCGTCGAATCGCAATCCTCCGGCAACGAACGGCGGCGATGCGTCTCTGAATCAACCTCctcctttagcaactaatcAGGCGATCACAGAATCGGATCCGTCGAAGAAGAGGAAAATGGGGATGCTTCCGCTCGAAGTGGGTACTCGTGTGCTGTGCCGATGGAGAGACGGAAAACTCCATCCCGTCAAAGTAATCGAGCGGCGGAGGATTCATAACGGCGGCCCCAATGATTACGAGTATTACGTTCACTACACAGAGT TTAATAGGAGGCTGGATGAATGGACTCACCTGGATCAACTGGATCTTGATTCAGTAGAATGCGCCGTTGATGAAAAAGTGGAAGACAAG GTGACGAGCTTGAAGATGACACGTCACCAGAAGCGGAAGATCGATGAGACACATGTAGAG GGTCATGAAGAGCTGGATGCAGCGAGTTTGCGTGAACATGAAGAGTTCACTAAGGTCAAGAACATAGCAACGATTGAGCTTGGAAAGTACGAGATTGAGACTTGGTACTTCTCACCATTTCCGCCGGAGTACAATGACTGTGTGAAGCTCTTCTTTTGTGAGTTTTGCCTGAATTTTATGAAACGCAAAGAGCAGCTTCAAAGGCATATG AGGAAGTGTGATCTGAAACACCCCCCTGGTGATGAAATTTATCGAAGTGGTACCTTGTCAATGTTTGAG GTAGATGGCAAAAAGAACAAAGTCTATGCACAGAATCTCTGTTATCTGGCGAAGTTATTTCTTGACCACAAGACTCTTTACTACGATGTTGATCTGTTTCTGTTCTACGTTCTCTGCGAATGTGATGATCGAGGATGCCACATGGTTGGATACTTTTCAAAG GAAAAACATTCGGAAGAAGCTTATAACTTGGCTTGCATTCTAACTCTTCCTCCGTACCAAAGAAAAGGCTACGGCAAATTCTTAATAGCCTTCT CTTATGAACTGTCAAAGAAAGAGGGAAAAGTTGGGACACCGGAGAGACCCTTATCGGATCTAGGCTTACTAAGCTACAGAGGTTACTGGACTCGTGTTTTGCTAGACATTTTGAAGAAACATAAAGGAAACATTTCTATTAAG GAGCTGAGCGACATGACAGCAATCAAAGCGGAGGATATATTAAGCACGCTCCAGAGCTTAGAGCTAATACAGTACAGGAAAGGACAACACGTGATATGTGCGGATCCAAAGGTTCTGGACCGACATCTGAAAGCTGCAGGACGAGGCGGTCTTGATGTTGATGTTAGCAAACTGATTTGGACACCTTACAAGGACCAGAGTTAA
- the LOC106419430 gene encoding soluble inorganic pyrophosphatase 6, chloroplastic-like — translation MAATRVLTAAAATTQPTSCFLSKRAFLLPAKTSSLALSFNRRALVLKSKRPFSCSAIYNPQTKVQEEGQSETLDYRVFFLDGGSGKKVSPWHDIPLTLGDGVFNFIVEIPKESKAKMEVATDEDYTPIKQDTKKGKLRYYPYNINWNYGLLPQTWEDPSQANPEVEGAFGDNDPVDVVEIGEAQRKIGEVLKIKPLAALAMIDEGELDWKIVAISLDDPKAHLVNDVDDVEKHFPGTLTAIRDWFRDYKIPDGKPANRFGLGDKPANKDYALKIIHETNESWAKLVKRSVDAGDLSLF, via the exons ATGGCAGCCACAAGAGTGCTCACTGCAGCTGCAGCCACTACCCAACCCACCTCCTGTTTCCTCTCCAAACGAGCTTTCCTTCTCCCGGCCAAGACATCATCCCTCGCTCTATCCTTCAACAGAAGAGCTTTGGTGTTGAAATCGAAGCGACCCTTCTCTTGCAGCGCCATTTACAACCCTCAAACCAAGGTTCAAGAAGAAGGTCAATCCGAAACCTTAGATTATCGTGTCTTCTTCCTCGATGGTGGCTCAGGAAAGAAG GTTTCTCCATGGCATGATATACCGTTGACCTTAGGAGATGGAGTTTTCAACTTCATAGTTGAGATCCCTAAAGAGTCAAAAGCAAAGATGGAGGTTGCTACTGATGAAGACTACACTCCTATTAAGCAAGACACTAAGAAGGGAAAGCTCAGATACTATCCATACAACATAAACTGGAACTATGGGTTGCTTCCACAGACATGGGAAGATCCATCTCAGGCTAACCCTGAAGTTGAAGGAGCTTTTGGTGATAATGATCCAG TTGATGTTGTTGAGATTGGGGAAGCCCAAAGGAAGATAGGAGAGGTTCTAAAGATCAAGCCTTTGGCTGCTTTAGCTATGATTGATGAAGGGGAGCTGGACTGGAAGATTGTTGCCATTTCTTTGGATGACCCTAAAGCTCATCTTGTCAATGATGTTGATGATGTTGAGAAGCATTTCCCT GGTACATTGACAGCCATTAGAGATTGGTTTAGGGACTACAAGATCCCAGATGGAAAGCCTGCTAACAGGTTTGGTCTTGGAGACAAACCAGCAAACAAA GACTATGCTTTGAAGATCATccatgaaacaaatgaatcgTGGGCTAAGCTTGTGAAGAGATCAGTTGATGCTGGAGACCTTTCACTATTCTGA
- the LOC106419506 gene encoding probable pectinesterase/pectinesterase inhibitor 51 yields the protein MIHSHKHTYSHICKHTVIRNYLLVIIAIMSSIIILLFSLFLFTSPSFSSGHHQTPPPLSPSPPPAAQIRLACKATRYPDVCVSSLCKPGRVPSDPNPSQIIHSAVSVSIEKLITAQSEVKSILDASVGNLNRTNAANKYLQQLSYSLHRTRDTYQALTRGKIKDARAWMSASLVSRSPLKYVNGTKEVVETMSSLNEFINVTSNALSMMVSYDNFGDNVSSWTPPATEREGFWDKTGGPKVGAGPSLGFPSGLKEDVTVCKNGNCRYQTVQDAVNAAPDNNGVSKFVIKINEGVYEETVTVPFQKKNVVFIGDGIGKTVITGSLNAGMPGITTFDTATVGVLGDGFMARDITFQNTVGPDTHQAVAFRSDSDFSLLENCEFLGNQDTLYVHGLRQFYKKCRIQGNVDFIFGNAASVFQDCEILIAPRQIQPEKGDNNAVTAQGRIDPAQSTGFVFLNCSISGTDEYMKLYKANPKVHKSYLGRPWKDYSRTVFIGCNLEALINSDGWLPWSGDLSLKTLYYGESKNTGPGSDRSKRVPWSSVIPDEHVDMYSVANFIQAEEWAMSG from the exons ATGATTCATTCCCATAAACACACATATTCTCACATATGTAAACACACCGTTATTCGAAACTACCTCTTAGTCATCATTGCCATCATGTCATCCATTATcatccttctcttctctctcttcctcttcaccTCTCCATCTTTCTCCTCAGGTCACCACCAAACTCCTCCTCCCCTCAGTCCTTCGCCCCCTCCCGCCGCACAGATACGTCTCGCATGCAAAGCCACTCGCTACCCTGACGTCTGCGTCTCTTCTCTATGCAAACCGGGTCGAGTCCCTTCGGACCCTAACCCATCACAGATCATCCACTCAGCGGTCTCCGTCTCTATAGAAAAACTCATAACCGCGCAGTCGGAAGTGAAGTCTATCCTGGACGCGTCCGTAGGTAATCTGAACCGCACCAACGCCGCGAACAAGTACCTCCAGCAACTCTCTTACTCTCTGCACCGCACCCGAGATACGTATCAAGCTCTGACACGTGGAAAAATCAAAGACGCTCGCGCTTGGATGAGCGCTTCTCTCGTCTCAAGGTCCCCTCTCAAATACGTCAACGGCACGAAGGAAGTCGTTGAAACGATGTCGTCTCTCAACGAATTCATCAACGTCACCAGTAACGCTCTTAGCATGATGGTATCGTACGATAACTTCGGAGACAACGTCTCCTCGTGGACTCCTCCGGCAACGGAAAGAGAAGGGTTCTGGGATAAGACTGGTGGGCCTAAGGTGGGTGCTGGGCCGAGTTTGGGCTTCCCTTCGGGTTTAAAAGAAGACGTTACGGTGTGCAAAAACGGAAATTGCCGTTACCAGACGGTGCAGGATGCAGTTAACGCGGCGCCTGATAACAACGGAGTAAGTAAGTTTGTTATAAAGATTAACGAAGGAGTGTATGAGGAGACCGTCACGGTTCCGTTTCAGAAGAAGAACGTTGTCTTCATCGGAGACGGTATCGGCAAAACGGTTATTACAGGATCTTTGAACGCCGGTATGCCTGGGATCACCACGTTCGACACCGCAACTGTCG GAGTGTTAGGAGATGGATTCATGGCACGTGACATAACGTTCCAAAACACGGTGGGACCAGACACACACCAAGCGGTTGCGTTTAGATCCGACAGCGACTTTTCTCTGCTCGAGAACTGTGAGTTCCTCGGGAACCAAGACACACTCTATGTCCATGGCCTTCGTCAGTTCTACAAAAAATGTCGTATCCAAGGAAACGTTGACTTCATTTTCGGAAACGCAGCGTCTGTCTTCCAAGACTGCGAGATTCTAATCGCACCGCGTCAGATTCAACCCGAGAAGGGTGATAATAATGCCGTCACTGCCCAAGGAAGAATCGACCCGGCGCAGTCCACGGGGTTCGTGTTTTTGAACTGTTCGATAAGTGGAACGGATGAGTACATGAAGCTGTATAAAGCTAACCCTAAGGTGCATAAGAGCTACTTGGGAAGGCCGTGGAAAGATTATTCAAGGACTGTGTTTATAGGGTGTAATTTAGAGGCTTTGATTAATTCCGATGGGTGGTTACCTTGGAGCGGGGATTTGTCGCTCAAGACGCTTTATTACGGTGAATCTAAGAACACGGGTCCGGGATCTGATAGGTCAAAAAGGGTTCCATGGAGCAGTGTGATTCCAGACGAGCATGTTGATATGTATTCGGTGGCTAACTTTATTCAAGCCGAGGAGTGGGCAATGTCTGGTTGA
- the LOC106419220 gene encoding probable pectinesterase/pectinesterase inhibitor 51, with protein MSSILNLLFSLFLFASPSSSSRQHQTPPLTSSAQIRLACNATRYPDLCVSSLSKPGRVPPSPNPSQIIHSAISVSLENLKTAQTKVKSILDASVGNLNRTNAAKTCLQLLSYSEHRTNSTDQALTRGKIKDVRAWMSAALVYQYDSWSALKYVNGTKEVAETMSFLNGLINVTSNALSMMVSYDNFGDNVASWTPPATERDGFWDKTSGPKVGAGPSLGFPSGLKEDVTVCKNGMCLYKTVQDAVNAAPDKYGARKFVIKINEGVYEETVTVPFEKKNVVFIGDGMGKTVITGSLNAGMPGITTYNTATVGVVGDGFMARDITFQNTAGPDTHQAVAFRSDSDFSLLENCEFLGNQDTLYAHGLRQFYNKCRIQGNVDFIFGNSASVFQDCEILIAPRQLNPEKGENNAVTAQGRVDPAQSTGFVFLNCSITGTDEYMKLYKANPKVHKSYLGRPWKDYSRTVFIGCNLEALINSDGWLPWSGDLSLKTLYYGESKNTGPGSDRSKRVSWSSVIPDEHVDMYSVANFIQGDEWKMSG; from the exons ATGTCATCCATTCTCAACCTTCTCttctccctcttcctcttcgCCTCTCCATCTTCCTCCTCCCGTCAACACCAAACTCCTCCGCTCACTTCCTCCGCACAGATCCGTCTTGCATGCAACGCCACTCGCTACCCAGACCTCTGCGTCTCTTCTCTATCCAAACCGGGTCGAGTCCCTCCGAGTCCTAACCCATCACAGATCATCCACTCAGCGATCTCCGTCTCTTTAGAAAACCTCAAAACCGCTCAAACGAAAGTGAAGTCTATCCTGGACGCCTCCGTAGGCAATCTAAACCGCACCAACGCCGCGAAGACGTGCCTCCAGCTACTCTCTTACTCCGAACACCGCACCAACTCAACAGATCAAGCTCTGACACGTGGCAAAATCAAAGACGTTCGCGCTTGGATGAGCGCTGCTCTCGTCTACCAGTACGACTCATGGTCCGCGCTCAAATACGTCAACGGCACGAAGGAAGTCGCTGAAACGATGTCGTTTCTCAACGGACTCATCAACGTCACCAGTAACGCTCTTAGCATGATGGTATCGTACGATAACTTCGGTGACAACGTCGCCTCGTGGACTCCTCCGGCAACGGAAAGAGACGGGTTCTGGGATAAGACTAGTGGGCCTAAGGTGGGTGCTGGGCCGAGTTTGGGCTTCCCTTCCGGTTTAAAAGAAGACGTTACGGTGTGTAAAAACGGGATGTGCCTTTACAAGACGGTGCAGGATGCCGTTAACGCGGCGCCTGATAAATACGGAGcgcgtaag TTTGTTATAAAGATTAACGAAGGAGTGTATGAGGAGACAGTTACGGTTCCGTTTGAGAAGAAGAACGTTGTCTTCATTGGAGACGGTATGGGCAAAACGGTCATTACAGGATCTTTAAACGCCGGTATGCCTGGTATCACCACATACAACACTGCAACTGTCG GAGTGGTAGGAGATGGATTCATGGCACGTGATATAACGTTTCAGAACACGGCGGGACCAGACACTCACCAAGCAGTTGCGTTTAGATCCGACAGCGATTTTTCTCTGCTCGAGAACTGTGAGTTCCTTGGGAACCAAGACACACTCTATGCCCATGGCCTCCGTCAGTTTTACAATAAATGCCGTATCCAAGGAAACGTTGactttatctttggaaactcaGCGTCCGTCTTCCAAGACTGCGAGATCCTAATAGCGCCGCGTCAGCTTAATCCCGAGAAGGGTGAGAATAATGCCGTCACTGCCCAAGGAAGAGTTGACCCGGCGCAGTCCACGGGGTTCGTGTTCTTGAACTGTTCGATAACCGGAACGGATGAGTACATGAAGCTGTATAAGGCCAACCCTAAGGTGCATAAGAGCTACTTGGGAAGGCCGTGGAAAGATTACTCAAGGACTGTGTTTATAGGGTGTAATTTAGAGGCTTTGATTAATTCCGATGGGTGGTTACCTTGGAGCGGGGATTTGTCGCTCAAGACGCTTTATTACGGTGAATCTAAGAACACGGGTCCGGGATCTGATAGGTCAAAAAGGGTTTCATGGAGCAGTGTGATTCCGGACGAGCATGTCGATATGTATTCGGTGGCTAACTTTATTCAAGGGGATGAGTGGAAGATGTCTGGTTGA
- the LOC106419193 gene encoding cytochrome b5 domain-containing protein RLF-like, giving the protein MDTTKDDDFTFSKALQPDSQVVLDAKDLASNVDAIALKDGLDPPKENTIGSLSFTVTDSSSEMILKARKPITRTKVPFEKGYSQMDWLKLTRTHPDLAGLKGESNRRLISMDEVKKHKSGDSMWTVLKGRVYNISPYMNFHPGGVDMLMKAVGRDGTLLFNKYHAWVNFDVLLEKCLVGVLDDSKVMSKC; this is encoded by the exons ATGGATACTACTAAGGATGATGATTTCACATTCTCAAAG GCTCTGCAACCTGATAGTCAAGTTGTTCTAGATGCAAAGGATCTTGCATCAAATGTAGACGCTATTGCCCTTAAAGATGGATTAGATCCTCCAAAGGAAAACACAATTGGATCACTCTCTTTCACGGTGACTGATTCTTCATCTGAGATGATTCTCAAAGCTAGAAAGCCTATAACTCGTACAAAAGTCCCATTTGAAAAGGGTTATAGCCAAATGGATTGGCTCAAACTTACTCGAACACATCCCGATCTTGCAG GCCTCAAGGGAGAGTCGAACAGGAGGCTTATATCAATGGACGAAGTTAAGAAGCACAAATCAGGAGATTCGATGTGGACTGTTTTGAAAGGACGCGTGTACAACATCTCGCCTTACATGAATTTTCATCCTGGAGGTGTTGATATGTTGATGAAAGCCGTTGGGAGAGACGGTACGTTGTTGTTCAACAAGTACCATGCTTGGGTTAATTTTGATGTCTTGCTTGAGAAATGCCTTGTTGGAGTTTTGGATGACTCCAAAGTGATGAGCAAATGTTAA
- the LOC106419153 gene encoding beta-D-xylosidase 3-like has product MSYPRQTKGNRALSSVSTLLLSILFFISKPSNAQSSSPKFACDVTKNPSLAGYGFCNTGLNAEARVTDLVGRLTLEEKIGFLVSKATGVSRLGIPDYNWWSEALHGVSDVGDGSSFKGPVPGATSFPQVILTAASFNVSLFQAIGKVVSTEARAMYNVGAAGLTFWSPNVNIFRDPRWGRGQETPGEDPTLVSKYAVAYVKGLQGTDGGDPNLLKVAACCKHYTAYDVDNWKGVSRYTFNSLVNQQDMDDTFQPPFKSCVVDGNVASVMCSYNQVNGKPTCGDPDLLSGVIRGQWKLNGYIVSDCDSVEVMYANQHYTKTPEEAVAKSMLAGLDLNCDHFTGQHALGAVKAGLVKETDVDTAISNNFATLMRLGFFNGDPKKHPYGNLGPQDVCTAENQELAREAARQGIVLLKNSPGSLPFSPSAIKTLAVIGPNANVTDTMIGNYHGVPCKYTTPLQGLVETVWAKYQMACPNVACTEADIDSATSLAASADAVVLVMGTDLSIEREDHDRTDLLLPGKQQQLVTEVAKVAKGPVVLVIMSGGGLDVTFAKNDPKITSIMWVGFPGQAGGLAIADVIFGRHNPSGKLPMTWYPQSYVENLPMSNMNMRPDNSTGYPGRSYRFYTGETVYAFGDGISYTHFNHRLIKPPRLVSLGLAKSHPCRTSKCQSVDATGPYCGKAIEVQLRVRNAGEREGTETVFLFTTPPAVHRSPVKHLVAFEKVRLGKKEKAAVRFNVDVCKDLSVVDETGKRKIALGVHVLHVGSLKYSLIVRN; this is encoded by the exons ATGAGTTATCCGCGGCAAACAAAAGGAAACAGAGCACTCTCCTCTGTTTCAACACTTCTCCTAAgtatcctcttcttcatctccaaGCCATCGAACGCCCAGTCTTCTTCTCCAAAGTTCGCATGTGACGTCACCAAAAACCCTTCTCTAGCCGGTTACGGATTCTGCAACACGGGTTTGAATGCCGAAGCCCGAGTCACCGATCTTGTCGGAAGATTAACTTTAGAGGAGAAAATCGGGTTTCTTGTCAGCAAAGCTACCGGCGTGAGCCGTCTTGGGATTCCAGATTATAACTGGTGGTCGGAGGCACTTCACGGCGTCTCTGATGTCGGAGATGGTTCTAGTTTCAAAGGTCCAGTCCCTGGTGCCACTAGCTTCCCTCAAGTCATACTCACCGCTGCTTCCTTCAACGTATCTCTCTTCCAAGCCATTGGCAAG GTTGTGTCGACGGAGGCGAGGGCAATGTACAACGTTGGAGCAGCTGGATTAACGTTTTGGTCACCGAATGTGAACATATTTCGTGACCCGAGATGGGGAAGAGGTCAAGAGACCCCCGGCGAGGACCCCACGCTCGTTAGCAAATACGCGGTGGCTTATGTTAAAGGTCTTCAGGGTACTGACGGTGGAGATCCTAACCTTCTTAAAGTTGCGGCTTGCTGCAAACACTACACGGCCTATGATGTTGATAACTGGAAAGGCGTCAGTCGTTACACTTTCAACTCCTTG GTGAACCAACAAGATATGGATGATACGTTTCAACCACCGTTTAAGAGCTGTGTGGTTGATGGGAATGTGGCTAGTGTCATGTGTTCTTACAACCAAGTTAACggtaaaccgacatgcggtgATCCTGACCTGCTTTCTGGTGTGATCCGTGGTCAGTGGAAGTTAAATGG GTATATTGTTTCGGATTGTGACTCAGTAGAAGTGATGTACGCGAACCAACACTATACCAAAACTCCAGAGGAAGCTGTGGCCAAATCTATGTTGGCAGGTTTGGATTTGAACTGTGATCATTTCACAGGTCAACACGCACTGGGCGCGGTCAAGGCTGGTTTGGTTAAAGAAACAGATGTTGACACTGCGATTTCAAACAACTTCGCGACTCTGATGCGTTTAGGATTCTTCAATGGCGACCCCAAGAAGCATCCCTACGGTAATCTTGGTCCTCAGGACGTTTGCACTGCCGAGAACCAAGAACTCGCTAGAGAAGCCGCAAGGCAAGGCATTGTCTTGCTCAAGAACTCTCCCGGTTCGCTTCCCTTCTCACCTTCAGCGATCAAAACGCTAGCAGTGATCGGACCAAACGCTAATGTCACCGATACAATGATCGGAAACTACCACG GCGTACCATGCAAGTACACAACGCCACTTCAAGGACTAGTGGAAACAGTGTGGGCGAAGTATCAGATGGCATGTCCTAACGTGGCGTGCACGGAGGCGGATATAGATTCAGCCACTTCTCTAGCGGCTTCAGCTGATGCGGTTGTGCTAGTGATGGGAACAGATCTATCAATCGAGAGGGAGGACCATGACAGAACCGACTTGCTCCTACCCGGAAAACAACAACAGCTTGTGACCGAGGTGGCTAAGGTTGCTAAAGGACCGGTGGTGCTAGTCATCATGTCCGGTGGAGGACTAGACGTTACTTTCGCCAAGAACGATCCCAAGATCACAAGCATCATGTGGGTTGGGTTTCCTGGTCAGGCCGGTGGTCTCGCCATCGCTGACGTCATCTTCGGTCGTCATAATCCGA gtGGAAAGCTGCCGATGACTTGGTATCCTCAGTCGTACGTGGAGAATCTTCCGATGTCGAACATGAACATGAGACCCGATAACTCAACCGGGTACCCGGGTCGGAGTTACCGGTTCTACACCGGAGAAACAGTGTACGCCTTCGGAGACGGAATCAGCTACACTCATTTCAACCACCGGCTAATCAAACCCCCACGGCTCGTCTCTCTCGGTCTAGCCAAGAGCCACCCTTGCCGAACTTCAAAGTGCCAGTCAGTTGACGCGACCGGACCTTACTGCGGGAAGGCCATCGAAGTCCAGCTAAGAGTGAGGAACGCGGGAGAGAGAGAAGGGACCGAGACGGTGTTTCTGTTCACGACGCCGCCGGCTGTGCACAGGTCGCCGGTTAAGCATCTGGTAGCGTTCGAGAAGGTTCGTCTGGGGAAGAAAGAAAAGGCGGCGGTGAGGTTTAACGTGGATGTGTGTAAAGATCTGAGTGTGGTTGATGAAACAGGGAAGAGGAAGATCGCTTTGGGGGTACATGTTCTACATGTCGGAAGCTTAAAGTACTCCTTGATTGTTAGGAACTGA